The window GTCAAATACATCTCCATCAACAATCAACATGAGAACAGTTGCTTGGTTTCATACACAATCATAAACTGAAAATGTATCAGATTCAGCATAAAGTAGACTGCTTCaaaaagttaacaaattaacatatttattttccaTGTAAGAACTTCCACATGAAAATTGCTAGATATACCATAAACAAACTAAGTTGTACAGTTCAACTAACTCCACATTCAATATTCACACATATACGCCACTGCTGTACTCTAGCTGCTGCTAGGGGTCTGCCGTCCTTGAAACACCACTGAATCATCACTGCTGCTTCTGTTTCGCAGCAGTTCTGGGGTAACAGGTCACGTCACAGCTGAACCAAGCTAAGGTTCTGCCATTCCGCCGCCGCCTGCTCCCTGCACACTGCCGTAAAACACTGTTGCTGCTATCGCAAACCAGTTCCAGGTTTCTGCGATTTTTTCTGGACAGTTTGGTTGAGATTTGCTGCTGCGTTTTTCTACTTAGGTCAATCTGGTTGTTTCAAGTTATTTTCTCGAGGtttctttaatatttttttttttaagtagcaTAACTCAAAGATGGTGTTTGAAGACGGTAAGATCAGAATTGAGAAGTTTGAGGGACAGGATTTTGCTTGGTTGTCGAggacttgctttgccagaaggATTTGTTACCGGGTTTGACATCAGATAAAAGATCCGAGAAGTCGAGTGATGACGAATGGGCAGAAAAAGATAGAAAAGCTCTTGCTGTTATCAGATGTACTCTAGCTAAGAGTGTCGCCTTCAACATTGTGAATGAAACCACTGCTAAAGGGTTGATGAAAGCTTTGTCAAACATGTACGAGAAACCTTCCGCGTCTAGCAAGGTATTTTTGATCTATGTAGTTAATAGTGGCGCTATAGTAGTGCTATAGCGGATAGCGGCCTTAAGGAAAAATAGCAGTCAAAATAGCAATTCCGCTATTATCGGCGCTATTTACCGCTATTACTCCAATATTTTGATTTCTAAACACACCGTATTCAAGGTTTTGTTCATAGTAATAGATTTTAAGACTTGAAAAAGGTTTAAAATAGTATAATTGATTTGGAAAAGAAAGATTTTATAGAATTAGAGGTAGTAGACGAAGATCTAGATGGAAAAGATTAAGATACGATCAGAATCATCACAGAAAATCGTGCATAACACCCCTTTGGACTTCTATTTTTTCATGTTTGGCAAGAAGAACCCATCAAAAATTGACATTTTTAAAGACttgtgatatttttattaaatatattaagtattaattatatagatattgcaTAATGTTTTTAGTACCGCTATACCGCTGCCATATCACCGCTATAactgatatatcatatatcggACCTTGACCGCTATACCgctattttagtaattaactacTTAGTTTTTGATTAGACAATTGGTTAACACCCGTATAAAGGAAGGTGCATCTATTGTTGCTGACGTTAATGACTTTAACAATCTTATATCCCGGTTATTATCAGTTGATATTGACTTTGATGATGAGGTACAAGCCTTATTACTCTTATCCTCTTTACCAGAAAGTTGGTTAGGATTTGTCACCGCCATTAGTAGTTCATCAGGATTTCAGGATCTACTAAACTCAAGTTCGACGGCATTCGTGATTCTATCCTAGGTGAGGATATCAGAAGGAGTGCAGGTGAATCATCCAGTGCTTTGCTTAACACTAAGGGAAGAAGTAGGAAGAAAGAACGAAGCAATAACAGAGGCAGGTCTAAGTCCAGGGGCAAGAGAAGAAATTCTAAAgtcagaaaagaaagaacagatATCAAGTGTTGGAACTGCAATGTGAATGGTCACTTCACAAGTCAATGCACTTAACCACCCGCGGACAAGAATGCGTTACATTCTGCCACAGCCGCATCTGAGTCTGATGATGCTTTAATTTGTTGTGTTGAGGATGCAATTGAAGCATGGATTATGGACTCGGGAGCATCGTTTCATGCCATATGGAGTTCAAGAATGAAGAATCTCAGACTGGGTGATTTCGGTCAGgtaaaacttgaaaataataaattactTGATGTTACCGGGATAAGGGATATTGACTTGAAAACAAGCTTGGGTACCGTTTGGACATTGAAAAATGTTAGATTAATCCCAGAATTGAAAAGAATGTTGATTTATGTTGGGCAATTAGACAACCAGGGATACAGTGTCTACTTTGGGGGTGGACAGTTGAGGGTTGTCAAGGGTTGTCAAGGGTGGGATGGTAATTGCCCAGGGAAAGAAACGGGGTAGCTTGTATATGGTTGAAGTACCTGCAGGGAGTGCTAATGCAGTTTCCAGAATGCCGAGTCCGTCAAAGCTTTGGCATCAACGACTCGGCCACATGAGTGAAAAGGGGATGAAAATGCTTGTCGCTAGAGGAAAACTTCCAGAACGGAAGAAGGTTGAATCTCAATTTTGTGAACTGTCTTCTCGGCAAGAAAAAGTAACCTTTGCAAGGACAGAAAAAGCACCAAAGTCTCAAAAGTTAGAGCTTGTTCACACTGATGTTTATGGACCTACTACAGTTGCTTCAGTGGTAGAAAATCACTACTATGTCACCTTCATCGATGATTCAACACGCAAGGTATGGGTAAAattttttaagcataaatctgaTGTTTTTGATACTTTTAAGAAatgcataattgctattgaaaATGAAACTAATTTGAAGGTAAAGGCTTTGAAGTGAATTCGTTGATTATTGTGCTGAACATGCATTCGAATGATTAATACAATCCCGCGCACACCTCGGCAAAACAGGGTTGCAGAAAGGATGACCAGAACATTAAATGAAAGAGCCAGAAGCATGAGGTCAAATGCAGGGTTACCAAAGATGTTCTGGGCAGATGCAATCAATAATAGTCAATAATGTTGCTTATTTAATCAATCGGGATTTATTAGTACCGTTGGGATACAAAGTGCCACAAGAAGAATGGAAAGGGGAAGTTGTGAAATACAAACACTTGAAGATAGTTGGGTGTAGTGTGTATAATCTGGATGACAAGCTAGATGCAAAAGCCAAGAAATACATTTTCATTGGTTATGGGTCAGATAAGATGGGCTACTGGCTTTAGGATTCAGAAAGCTAGAAAAGTAGTTCGAAGTAAACATGCCACTTTTAATGAGTCTGAGTTGTATAAAGACTTAACGAGATCCTAAGTAGTCAAGGAcataaatttcggtgtttcggtcacgGACTGGTATGCGAAATATCGTTTTTTTCGGTGGTacttcggtggtatttcggtaatatatatatatatatatacataaataagagtaaaagataaaacccggaagtgctgaaacagaattcaccaaatttcggtggtatttcggtcaaatttcggtcaaaaCCACCGAAAATTTTGGAAATAATATCAAAACCGAAATTCAGTAACGAAATTATGTCCCACCACCGAAAACCGATATACCAcagaaataccaccgaaatttcaccgaaattgataacatagaCGGGATCAAACTCAAAggttcaaaaacaaaaggtagAGTTCGAGATATGAACTAGTAAGTAGTAACCATAAAGCTGAATCGGTCGCTAAACAGATTACAGAACCAAAAATGTCGACACGGAGTTTGAGTTTAATAATGGTGGAGATGAAGAGGAAAAGGAAGCTTCTGATAGTGGGAGTACAGGTTCAAATAAAGTATATCAACCACTACCACAATAACCTGACCAGAATGATCATTATGTCAGGAGATCCACCAGAGTTACAAAGCAGACACAATTCTATGATCCTTCAGCTAATTACATTCTTTTGACTCAAAATTGGTGAACCAGATAGTTACACGGAAGCAGTCAAGGCGAAAGATTCTCGCCAATGGGAGAATACAATGAAGGAAAAAATGAGCTCTCTTGAAAAGAACAAAACTTGGGTTTTGATAAAGCTTCCGCAGAAAAAGAGAGCATTACAGAATAAATGGATTTACAGGGTCAAAGATGAACACGATGAGTCTAAACGATTCAAAGCTCGTTTAGTTGTCACGGGGTTTCAACAGTAAAAAGGGTTGATTACGATGAGATCTTCTCTCCAGTTGTGAAGATAACTACCATCAGGCTTGTTCTCAGTAGCAGCAGAAAAATTGCATTTAGAGCAGCTAGATGTGAAGACAGTTTTTCTACATGGTGACCGGAATGAAGACCTTTATATGGCACAGCCCGAAGGATTTCATGTTGTCAGAAAAGAAGATTGGGTATGCAAATTGAAGAAGAGTTTATATGGTCTCAAACAGGTGCTAGACAATGGTACTTGAAGTTTGATAACTTTATGGAGAGGTCCGAGTTTAAAAGATGCCAGATGATTCATTGTTGTTACTTGAAGAAATTCAAGAACTCTTATATCATTTTGCTACTATTTTGATGATATGCTGATTGTTGGAGCTAACATGCATGAAATCAGCAAGTTAAAGAAACAGATGTCCCATGAGTTCGAGAAGAAAGACTTGGGTCCAGCCAGACAGATATTTGGAATCAGCATCTCCAGAAACAGGAAAGACGATTCTCTAATTTTGTCCCAAAAGAAATACATTGGGAAAGTGTTAGATCGGTTCAAGATGAATAATGAGAAAACCAAACCGAGGAATACTCCATTGGGATTTCATTTGGTCCTTACCAAAGATAAATCTCGAAAAGATGAAAAAGGCAGAAGAGAGATGGCCAAGGTTCCATACGCATCAGCGGTTGGGAGTCTTATGTATGCAATGGTTTGCACCCGACCAGATATTGCTCATGTCATGGGGGTTGTCGGTCGATTCATGTCTAATTCGGGGAAAGAACATTGGGAAGGGGTTAAGTGGATtcttcgttatctgaagggtataTGGGGCTGTGTTTCAAAGGAAATGATGCTATACTCAGAGGTTATATTGATGTTGATCTAGGTGATTGTAAAGGGACATTTAAGAGCACTACCGGATATATTTTTACAGTGGGAGGTAAAGCAGTAAGTTGGATGTCCAGACTTCAAAAAAGTGTAGCTTTATCTACAATAGAAGCCGAGTATATGGTAGTTGCAGAGGCAAGCAAGGAACTAGTTTGGTTGAAGACTTTTTTTGAAGAGTTAAGGAAGCAATAGGCTAATTACTCATTGTATTGTAACAATGAGAGTGTTGTTAAATTGGCAAAAAATCCAGTCTATCATGGGAAGACGAAGCACATTGGGATGAGGTATCATTTTGTCAGAGATCTGATCGGTGAAGGACCGAAGGCATTATCAGTCTGAAGAACATCTCAGGTGCTAGTAATCCAGTAGATATGTTTACCAAGTGTGTGGTGTTGGAAAAGCTGAAGCTATAGCTTGAGCTCGTCTTCAGGTTAATTGATGAGAAGGTCGGGGGTAACAAGGGCGCATTAATGAACAGAATGGTTCTTATTACAAATGTACAGAAAAGATAGAAGATCGTGAAGTTGGAGGTCCGAAGACACCAAGTGGGAGATTGTTAGCCGTATGTTGTCTTAGGCCCAATTAGGGCTGCCAAGTTCCAGAATTCAACAGAAGGCAGTAGACCTTATTAGATGGGCTGCTGTGACAGCAGGCCTAATTCAGTTGTTCTCAAACATGGGGAGCAAGTTGCTAACCCTAATAATGTAGCCTATAAATACCTATCTCTTGTACATGTTTTATCATCactcaataaaagaaaaaccctaGTTGCCccccgtggattagttcacacacatACTGTGTGTGAGATGCCTATGTGTGAGATGCCACGTTAAATCTTCGTattctttactttcttgtaatttCCAGATTtcagtttgtgtgtgtgtgttaataATCAGACCCGAGTTCCTAACATAAAGAATATCAAACAACTAATGATACTACACAATAAAATCCTATTTCAAACAAAGAGAGATCCATGTTCAAGCTACCCAGAAGTATCGACACCTTTGGCTCCAATGTACACTATCTAACTGCTAATCCGTGGCCATTTCTAATTCTACACTGGCTATTCCAATGTGTTTCCATATTCAAGGTGAACGCCTACAAGTATTTTCTATATTCAAGCAAAGATCACCGATAACCAACAAAACCACATACTCACATAGTTACTCATTACTTTCTAATAATAATTCAACATAAAATACTCTATACACAACATTAGACAACAGAAATAAAACTTGTAGAGTTGAcataccttttcttttcttcttcttcctttctcGATTTCGCAAGGGCATTTTTCCGCTCAGTAGACGTACCACTCTTGGTTGGAGACTCCACAGGACTAACCGACGGAGTCCTACTTTTTCGTCTCCTATGACGCCGAGGCGGCGTTGGGGACCGGCTTTTCTTATGCCTAGAAACCGGAGATCTACTTCTACGTCGTCTAGGACTACTCGACCGACTTCTTCGCCTACTTAACACATACAATAAACCAACATTTcacatacaaaaacaaaaaatactaattaaaaattttataaaatatatatttgtaacaataatataataattacttataaatagatacaataatataaaaagtgagattaaaaaaaaaaaagaataataaaaatttgaacAGACCTGATGTGGTTAGTATAAGTTGACCGGCTCCGGTCTCTACGGCGGCGGCGAATGGCCGGAGACGGTGAGCGTCTCCTGCGGTATGACGACGGAGACCTTGATATGCTTCtaggcattttttttttatatcaaattgtattttttttaatttaacttattttagttatttgccCTAGCACAGAGGGAGTGGAAGACTGGAAGTGATGGGTTGTAAAACTGAGTTAGTTACAAATTTAGTCCCTGGCTTATTACTGAGTGGTCAAactgatatattttttttttcgtcCCACTTATCAAATCTGGAGCATCAGAAATTCAGAAGTAGAAAAATTTCAGCAAGTCATGAATCTTTATAGCACTtagattgtttttcttttgatgttAAATTTGTCCAATTGGATTAGTTTTTGTGATTCATGTGATTAGTTTCAACTAATGAAATTatagtaaaaaataaacatgtgGTAGGCACATTTACCACGGTGcatataaatatgtttttaatgtaCGTGAATAGacaaagaaaaaagattataacttgaattttttattttatttaaatgccaagaaaaacaagaaaggAGGCAATAGGTCTGCCGGAAATAGTTTTTCACATGAAGCTTAATGAATTAATGTATGCATGCaaagtagtataaatatatgattCCTTAACCATATGAAACATAACAAAGAGAATTGAGAGTTCAAGAGTAAACTACGTGTATTTTCTTATTAAGAGTTTTATTCTTGTAAGGTTAGAGAAAATGGTATACGAGATATTTAGATCTTATCTTAAAGTGTAAGGGagtgtttggtatgatgaaatataaaaagagagaaagggaatgagaaagacttTCTTTATTTGTTTACAACGAACAAAAGATAATGAGAATGAAGAAAGAAGGATCAATTCTATTCtttccattctctacaaattgtagagaatgggtgagaatggaaaaaaaaataaattgttttcaagatattatatgtattaaatttattattatttaaaattttatttatactatatatccATTCTCTGTGGATACCAAACAACGGAATTTATTATCTTTCCAAATActtattctctttctcactattttcattctctattacattttcattctctataaTTCTATCCTATCAAACCCCCCccctaagggggtgtttggtacaatggaattGAAAGGGTGGAAATGAAATGAGAAACACTTCTCATGTTTTGTTGTAATGGAGAATGGGAAAGAGAATTGAGAATAGGGAATCGATTTcattccctcaattctctatgaaatgtagagaattgatgggaatggaaatttttaatttttttgtttgttttagtgatgttatatgtattaaatttgattattatttaaaatttagtattttttatatattcattctctgcttgtaccaaacgacggaatcgattctctttccaaatactcattctctttcccattatattcattctctattacattttcattttctttgattcactcataccaaacacccccttggCTTGGGTTTAGGTAAACTCATATATAGTTATACATTTTCCCTGTACGGTGTTTATTTCTTGGTTTGAAGAATAAATTAAGGAGACTTTTGGGGTGGACGTGGGCAAAGAATTATGTCAAACCACGTAAATCATCGTGTctaattgttattttattttgtgtcATAATATTTCTTGCAAATTTACCTTGATACATCATATCCTCACTTTCGCTTGTGTGGGTGATCGAATTGTAGGATTATGTCATGACATAAACCCAAAAGCGGTTACCAGTTACCCAAGTTTCTAACTTTTATATCTGTTTAGGTGATTTATGTCTAATTGTTTTAGCCAGTAAAAACTTTTCGTTATAATATGATGGTACATATGAAATTGAGCCAATGAAAACTTTTCCCTCTTGTTTTGATATTCCATGTGAAATTGATATAGtcaatgaaatttaaaaatcaatataacaCAAAATCAGTTATCAAGGTGACAAAGTTGTTAATCTATGTCAAGCATTTTGGCGATCTTTGTGAGTTTACTAATTTATTCCGCAAAACTAAAGTAAATAAACTCAAATTCGGTTACTATATACTTAGTAATCCATGTTAAAGACATTTTGAGTGGACATTAAGGCTATTAGGAGTAAGGGGTTTCAAGAACCCCATCCCCTCCATCTTTTTTGGCCACGTGGATGAGCATGTAATTTTAAGGGTTCTCTTGTAGCAAGGGGTTCCCACATGAGGGGTTCTtgccttttttattatttttttaaattttttctagGTTTgactttcaatattttttttaaaatttaaaaataaaaatacaatttttaatccaaaatcaaataaaacttataaaatacataccaaatTATTAAAGGTCACATATTAcatcattatttaaataaaaaaacaaacaacctACTCATCGTCGGAGCTAACGTACTCGTTGAGATCCGGGAGAACCACGTTATCGGGATCAAAGTCATGTGCTTGGGTCGTCCAAAGATGATCAATCAAATCCGCCGTAAGCATGTTGTGTGTTTCTCTACTTTTAATGGCATGGCGGTTTTGAATTCGTTGTTCGAGCGGTGTCATTTGTTCCCAATAACCCGGTACTAGAGAAGGTTCATCCGGATTATAGTCCTGGCATGTGGCCTTGCCCTCGTCCTCCAATATCATGTTATGCAAGATGATACAAGCATAAATCACATCTTGCATAAGTTCTTTGTCCCAATAATGAGCCGGATGATTAAGGACCTTCCATCTCTTTTTTAACACACCAAAAGCCCTTTCTATACCCTTACGTTCCGACTCTTGCTTTTTCTTAAAAAGCTTTCTCTTCTCGTCAACTGGATCGGTAAAAGTCTTGATGAATGTAGCATACTCGGGGTATATCCCGTCACCTAGGTAGTACCCCCTCTGATAGAAGTTACCGTTTGCATAAAAGGAAGCTACAcattagtaaataaaaatgtattagtaaataacaatataaatgaaataaattggcaaataactatataatttaaacatattagTAAATAACTGTACCTGAGGGTGTCAAACCAGATATAAGATCTTCAAGCACAGGAGATGACTCGAATACGTTAATGTCATTATGAGACCCTTGTGGCCCAAAGTATGCATTCCAAATCCATAGATCATACAATGCAACTCCTTGAATAATCAACGAAGGCCTACCTAGGTCACCACGTGTGTGGGTGCTTCGCCAAGCCGTCGGACACATCTCCCACGGCCAATGCATATAGTCAATACTACCAATCATACCGGGAAAACCATGAACTCTTTTCATGCACATCGTGAGATAATGCTTATACCTTTACTTATCCatgtaaaaacaataatttgatGTAATAAGCGTAACGATGCACTAACCATAGGCAAATACGTATGCAATACAGGCCGAACAGGCGAACACGAGTCAAACATTGGGCATTGTGAGTCCTTATATAGAACGGTCATTTTGCTTTCTTACATTCTCGTTAAAACTTGTTTGCCACTCTCTAACTTAGTAGTTAACGACTTTGCAGTTGTTTTTAAACACATAATCTCTCCGATTATTCTTTCGATATTATGGCTCACTTCATCAAGATTCTTGTTAGCTATACGTACCAACGCCCGATTGTATATCTCAACGTGTGACTTTCTCATCAGCTTCGGATTCTTCAAGCATCTTTCCTTGCATATAAATCACTAATTCATCTTTTTGAAGCAAGCCAGAAGTTTCTAGTTTTGCCTTTACATTATCTGCTAATACGATTTGCTCTTCTAATTTTTCTATATCCTCTTGAACTTCTTTCAACTCACGTTCACACATCAAAGCTTCTTGATCTCTTTCAATAGATTCTAAAATTCTTTTTTCTTCCGCTTCTAAATGAGAAGCATGAATGGATTCTTTTGTTGTTACTAGCCAAATGCTCGCGCggtgcgacggtgagatggtgaggatgataggtcatagagtgtgataggtcataggaggtgatcgatcatagagggtgataggtcataggggtgatcggtgattGGTGATCTATCtgacgggcttcgcccttagccgtacgggctccgccctcgtatttaaaaattcggaaaatcatatcaaatgacatccgaaataaaataaaagattttgaatgaatttatcgatgtacgatttttgagataaaagactttgaatgaattagaggaataaaataatttataaatgataggaaaaaaaacgaatggttgagatttgaggagagagggAAAgtgagtggttaagatttaagggtattatagatatattaggtgaTGATATTCAAATTAATGGATAAAAGAGAATGTTAATTTGGGTAgatcaaggttttttttttagaaaatgagatGGCCCggtaaatgctttataaggtagTTTAGAAGTTAAGATAGATAAGTTAGATGATAAAACCTTCTACTTCTCTTTCGATATATCTTGGCTGCTAAAATTGTTTCTTTAGCTTTCTGTAAAGCAGCATCTCTTTCATATATTAATGTTTCATAACTTTTAAAAGTTTCTTctaaaatgtcattttttttcttccagaTACTAGCTAGTACTAAAGCAGCTGCTTGATGCTCTAATGCACGGAAACCGCTGGAACCCACCGTACCCCGTACCGGAAACTCGACGGGGACGAAAACGTGTACTAGGACGTGGGCGAAACGTTTTTGGGCCGTTTCCAACAATTTGGGTACGTTCGTTGATCGTTTCTAAAAGTCAAGTGGCATTTCTTGTAATTTGGGGACGTTTTTTAAAAGCTTCCAGCAATCCAGGGGTGTAAAACATCAATAAATTCCAGTTTCCAACTAAAAAGAAGATAAAGAGGAAGATGAGAGAGCAATAAATTCCGGCCAAAGGTGTAGGGATGCCGTTCAGAAGAAATATACAGAGAGAAAGATGAAACAGATATCATAAAGGAAATTATACAGTTAAAGAAATGAGATAAGGAATATGTGTGTTGAAAAGtcattgaaaagttaaaaacatatatcaGGCTTTTCACGTGATGACTTATCCCACTTTTCCAAATGGGCGGTTTCCTAGAcatcaacaattttttttaatttttctttttcttttcacaacttttatttaaaaatatcattagctaaaaatctttattttctataaaactataatatattattaatacatatgtaaaaaatacatttttatacatatattaataaaatgtatatttttaaaaatatattccttgtacattatctatatatatatatatatacatatatatatgtatatatatctctaCCCGTGCCGTACccgtttcttgatttttttagttttgtcgtTTCTCGTTCCCGTACCCGTTTCTCGTTCCCGTACCAGTTCCCGTGCAACATAGGCTTGATGTCGATTTTTGGCAACTTCAAGTTGTGTTTATGCAGCATCCTCGATTCCTTGTTCCATTTCTTAAACTCGTAGTTGGCTCTCTCAAGATTAAGTTTTAATACTTGTATGAGTCTTTTGGTGCTCGCTAGATCCTTAAATGCTTGCTCAAGTTCTTGTTCGATAAACTTTCGTCCTTGGACTTTTGTTTGTAGATAGGAATTTCCTCCTCTGCTTTCTCAACCTCGTTTCAATAAAAATACCGTATTTTAAACTTTATGAAAGCACAAGGAATACCTGATAACTAATACGCATTTATAGGTTGTCTACCACCTGTTCATTTGTAAATTGTTAGTTGGTAAGTATAGGATTGTTCACGGGACGTTTGCAATATCTAAATCTAGTAACGTGTAGAATTCTATAGCGATTGTGATTATCacgatttttaattaaactacTTAACGGAAAAGTAAAAGCAAATTAAAGGTCGTAACTGCTTAGTCTAGTCCAAATCCTAAATTTCAAGAAgagtaaaattttaaatatacttgTTTGGAAATCCGATCACATGCACAATGACAGTCTAAGACTATAGTTttaatgtttgtttgtttgaagGACTTTTTCACGATttagattctcgttagatttaCTTAACCATATTAGTAAAGATTCTTGTTAGATTCACTCTACCCTTTAACAAGCTCTTCGTTAGATTCACCGTTAAGCTTACGATTCATTTATATGTATACTCGAATCTTAAGTCGATCACTTTGTATTAATTATCTACGGCGGTCTAGGGCGCGTGTCCGTGTCACTAGCACCCCTTAGAAATTATAAGCATCTTCTTCatctaaattatattaattatggATTCGCTTGTAAAGTAAATTCACTTTTTACAGCAAATCATAGACTAATTAGTCATTTTCCGTATACACTTTATAAAATCCCAATGACCGGCCAATTATAGTCTAATCAAACCCAAAATAGATTAATAAACCCTAGAtatgaaattaaatataatatgaaaaactAGACAATCATGGGTCAACGATAAACATATACACAGTCCAACCGATCTCACATAAGACAAAGAAACTGATaatctacatgatcacatcaatccaaacaagtattACCCTATTAGccaaacataattaaagaaataacaaaGTTTCTAAAGTAAAAAGACATCATTTATCAAcggaaagtaaagaaagataaagatcTAGATGAAGATCTGTAGATTAAGAGATGTTTGGAAGACCAGTATCCCTTTGGAAGTACCTATTTTTCGACCTCGAAGATAGGGTTTTCGTTTGGTAGGCTAACTGTGCTCCCTCAGAAAACCAAGGCTTTATTCTTCTGTTTATAA is drawn from Erigeron canadensis isolate Cc75 chromosome 9, C_canadensis_v1, whole genome shotgun sequence and contains these coding sequences:
- the LOC122583431 gene encoding protein ALP1-like, with translation MCMKRVHGFPGMIGSIDYMHWPWEMCPTAWRSTHTRGDLGRPSLIIQGVALYDLWIWNAYFGPQGSHNDINVFESSPVLEDLISGLTPSASFYANGNFYQRGYYLGDGIYPEYATFIKTFTDPVDEKRKLFKKKQESERKGIERAFGVLKKRWKVLNHPAHYWDKELMQDVIYACIILHNMILEDEGKATCQDYNPDEPSLVPGYWEQMTPLEQRIQNRHAIKSRETHNMLTADLIDHLWTTQAHDFDPDNVVLPDLNEYVSSDDE